The Sabethes cyaneus chromosome 1, idSabCyanKW18_F2, whole genome shotgun sequence DNA segment gacagacagacagacagacagacagacagacagacagacagacagacagacagacagacagacagacagacagacagacagacagacagacagacagacagacagacagacagacagacagacagacagacagacagacagacagacagacagacagacagacagacagacagacagacagacagacagacagacagacagacagacagacagacagacagacagacagacagacagacagacagacagacagacagacagacagacagacagacagacagacagacagacagacagacagacagacagacagacagacagacagacagacagacagacagacagacagacagacagacagacagacagacagacagacagacagacagacagacagacagacagacagacagacagacagacagacagacagacagacagacagacagacagacagacagacagacagacagacagacagacagacagacagacagacagacagacagacagacagacagacagacagacagacagacagacagacagacagacagacagacagacagacagacagacagacagacagacagacagacagacagacagacagacagacagacagacagacagacagacagacagacagacagacagacagacagacagacagacagacagacagacagacagacagacagacagacagacagacagacagacagacagacagacagacagacagacagacagacagacagacagacagacagacagacagacagacagacagacagacagacagacagacagacagacagacagacagacagacagacagacagacagacagacagacagacagacagacagacagacagacagacagacagacagacagacagacagacagacagacagacagacagacagacagacagacagacagacagacagacagacagacagacagacagacagacagacagacagacagacagacagacagacagacagacagacagacagacagacagacagacagacagacagacagacagacagacagacagacagacagacagacagacagacagacagacagacagacagacagacagacagacagacagacagacagacagacagacagacagacagacagacagacagacagacagacagacagacagacagacagacagacagacagacagacagacagacagacagacagacagacagacagacagacagacagacagacagacagacagacagacagacagacagacagacagacagacagacagacagacagacagacagacagacagacagacagacagacagacagacagacagacagacagacagacagacagacagacagacagacagacagacagacagacagacagacagacagacagacagacagacagacagacagacagacagacagacagacagacagacagacagacagacagacagacagacagacagacagacagacagacagacagacagacagacagacagacagacagacagacagacagacagacagacagacagacagacagacagacagacagacagacagacagacagacagacagacagacagacagacagacagacagacagacagacagacagacagacagacagacagacagacagacagacagacagacagacagacagacagacagacagacagacagacagacagacagacagacagacagacagacagacagacagacagacagacagacagacagacagacagacagacagacagacagacagacagacagacagacagacagacagacagacagacagacagacagacagacagacagacagacagacagacagacagacagacagacagacagacagacagacagacagacagacagacagacagacagacagacagacagacagacagacagacagacagacagacagacagacagacagacagacagacagacagacagacagacagacagacagacagacagacagacagacagacagacagacagacagacagacagacagacagacagacagacagacagacagacagacagacagacagacagacagacagacagacagacagacagacagacagacagacagacagacagacagacagacagacagacagacagacagacagacagacagacagacagacagacagacagacagacagacagacagacagacagacagacagacagacagacagacagacagacagacagacagacagacagacagacagacagacagacagacagacagacagacagacagacagacagacagacagacagacagacagacagacagacagacagacagacagacagacagacagacagacagacagacagacagacagacagacagacagacagacagacagacagacagacagacagacagacagacagacagacagacagacagacagacagacagacagacagacagacagacagacagacagacagacagacagacagacagacagacagacagacagacagacagacagacagacagacagacagacagacagacagacagacagacagacagacagacagacagacagacagacagacagacagacagacagacagacagacagacagacagacagacagacagacagacagacagacagacagacagacagacagacagacagacagacagacagacagacagacagacagacaacccCAGCAACTTTATTTTATTACAACTTATATCAATTCGTCTTTTTCCAGCCTTCGCTATACGTCTTGATTTTGGCGGTGAGTGTAGTGCATGGAGATTACACTTCACATATGAAGCCAATAATCGGCAGCAGTTATAGCAAAAGTCCATTGTTGCATACTAGTTGGCCATTGAAACACAACCTTGCCTCAACGGTATTGAAACCGTACATGGTTCAATTGCGAAGTGGAAGTCGGCTGACTCCGGTTGCAGTCCGACCGGCGCCGGGTATGATGATGAGgtattcaattcttcaatttAATGTTTAGCTGATGATCGACTGAAGCATCAACTTTCCTTTTAGTTTAAAGCGCCCAGTTAAATCGGTTCTTAGCCCGACGTACCCGTTACTGAAGACACCGCATATGAAACGACCTATCATAGCTTCCCCCCATACCTCATACGTGTTGAACCTGAATTTGAAACACAAACTCCACAGTTCTCCACCTGCACCCAAAACGGGAGGAATAGTTTTTGAAAAACTAAAACCGGTAAGATACGCAATGAAGTAAACCGGATGTACTGCATTATGTGAAATGTGTGCTTCGTAAATTCAGCTAGTACCACAGTCAAGCGGACTCTTGACCTCCCCTAAGGATGGCGCAATCCATACGATTCCCGCCCCGAACCTGGCAGGCAGTCAAGGAAATGCAGTTCATCAACTACAAATCACCTCATTTGAGGACAATAATCATTTGGAAATCGATATACATAAAGCGACGAAGCCGGTTTTGCCAACCAAGAGCACGTTTGCCCCTAAACCTACTTATGCTGCCCTATCGACGGTAAGTTTTTGATTTCACGGTTTTATGGTGAGCTTCACCCAAGCAATATTGTGATGGAAAGGATCATTACTCTGTTCAGCGTAGCGTGAAATCACACTCAGATTTAAGCACCCGCAGATTGTTTGATGTGCCTTTTACAGCGTTAATGAAAGTGAAAAAATATGCTGCGGTGAATGATTTGAAATATCGAGCATCTCTCTTTGTATTGTTTCTATTTCTTTCGTATACTTTTAGCCATCGATTACGACATTCCGTCACCAAACGCCATATCTCCCAGTAACGGCGCACCAGTATCAAGTCAAGGAGGAACACAACAATGACTTAACACTAAAAGATCCGCTATCCGGAAAGAAAACATATTTTGCCCCCGACCCTGATCCATCTCTCCCTAACAGAACATTAAAACCTACTCAAGATCCTTTAAGCGAACCAAGTAACGGGAAATATCCGCCTGGAGACCTTTTGATACAGGCTCAAAATCAAGCCCAGTATTTATCTCAGTTCAACACGACACCTTTTAAACAGAAACCGTTTTATGGAATTGCTACAGCTGCCCCACAACCAGGTTACGGCATTCCATTGGCCTCACAACCACAACTTCAGCAACACATTCTTCAACAAACATCAATGCTACAGGGAATGCCATTGTCTGTTAGTATTTCTACGGCTACTGAAGGACATCCCACTTGTACAGTTAACATCTCTTCATTATTTTTCAGCTGTACAACCCAACGTATCTCGTAACACAGTCTAATAACCTGTTCAACAACCATCAGCAACAGTTACAAACGAATTTGTTCAAACCGGAGACTAACTTCCTCGGAACAGTTCCAGCACCGCAACCCGCGCCCGGCAATATTTTACTTAATTCATATTCCTACAAACACCCAGAGCCGGCAGCCAGCGCAGGTCAAATCCTTGCCGCAACGCAAGACCAACTGCACGAGCTCCAGTCTGCTGTAAGTCAGATACAGTTAAATGATTTGCAACAACAACAATCACATGATGTTCCAACGTACGCCCAGCTTGTTGGACACGAACAGCTAGCACTGCACCAACAACAAATTCCTCAGCAAAACCAACTTGAGCAGCAATTACAGCAGCAGCTTATTCAGCAACAGGAGAAGGCCTCTCACAATCAGCTTACCGAAAGTGAAATTGCGAATTTACTGAACTACGGTACCATTAACCTACACAATAATTTATCACCAAATGACTACTACCACTACCAGGTAGATCAGGAGCAGCAGAACGCTTTTCACCCACAACCCCAGCAAAAGCAGCAATTATCATTCTACGAGCTCTCCGAACGCCAACGGGAAAACGAGCAAATCCTTGCCCAAGCCCAACAAGATCTgtttcaacagcagcagcagcagcagcagcaggtccAGCATCAGAATCCTTATCAGCAGCAACAAACTGAGCCATCGCAGTCGCCTCAAACGACAGATTACCTGCTCGCATTTCAGGAACACCAGCAAGCCGTCGCGAACGCATTGGGACTAGGTGGTGATGCGCAAAATAGTAAGAGGGCGACTGCCGAGTCCGAAACTGCCACAACCCCTCTTCGGATATTCGTTCCGGACAACGAGAGTGACTATCCCAATAGTGTAAGTAAACTTTGTGAACAATCTGATACCTGATACGCCAGAAGAAGGGAACG contains these protein-coding regions:
- the LOC128745687 gene encoding uncharacterized protein LOC128745687, which encodes MAAIHVMGKFPIEEVVSSSYKGFVMEQFHQMLDALTEKLIGRRPIIVAGDFSAWAAEWGADAPTPEDTPSLYVLILAVSVVHGDYTSHMKPIIGSSYSKSPLLHTSWPLKHNLASTVLKPYMVQLRSGSRLTPVAVRPAPGMMMSLKRPVKSVLSPTYPLLKTPHMKRPIIASPHTSYVLNLNLKHKLHSSPPAPKTGGIVFEKLKPLVPQSSGLLTSPKDGAIHTIPAPNLAGSQGNAVHQLQITSFEDNNHLEIDIHKATKPVLPTKSTFAPKPTYAALSTPSITTFRHQTPYLPVTAHQYQVKEEHNNDLTLKDPLSGKKTYFAPDPDPSLPNRTLKPTQDPLSEPSNGKYPPGDLLIQAQNQAQYLSQFNTTPFKQKPFYGIATAAPQPGYGIPLASQPQLQQHILQQTSMLQGMPLSLYNPTYLVTQSNNLFNNHQQQLQTNLFKPETNFLGTVPAPQPAPGNILLNSYSYKHPEPAASAGQILAATQDQLHELQSAVSQIQLNDLQQQQSHDVPTYAQLVGHEQLALHQQQIPQQNQLEQQLQQQLIQQQEKASHNQLTESEIANLLNYGTINLHNNLSPNDYYHYQVDQEQQNAFHPQPQQKQQLSFYELSERQRENEQILAQAQQDLFQQQQQQQQQPSQSPQTTDYLLAFQEHQQAVANALGLGGDAQNSKRATAESETATTPLRIFVPDNESDYPNSVKAQKRMDELNYEYPEDDEAVNPYNTEPSARKNGISRLDADQLEEAPIGDDNTSTVNSTVKLLSGLALGICDLDYLLPSCKFTVEQEVEGKLSLLDLLITRKEDNTLKFSIFRKPTSTDRYITTDSNHFGAQKQAAFHSMAHRLVNIPMEQENFAAERERIQKAAELNGYDKKFVDKIIRKHLRKKQRHDTTTLQPEREEVQRISLPFYPKVTNHIRKVLKRHGFHVVHKSGNALQELLNNQKDKVPPDERSGIYEIPCQDCPAVYIGQTRRKFKIRLKEHRKAVENERPNDSSVALHSICSKHNINWGNAKLLKNVRVFSFDCVGVDVHLYGGPSPDE